CAACAGGAGCGGGAAAATCAATCATGCTTGAAGCGTTAGCTGGACTTCATCCTTTAATCGAAGGAAAGATAGAGGTAAACGGAAAGGACATAACAAATTTTCCGCCTGAAAGGCGAAAAATCGGTATTGTATATCAGGATTACTCTCTTTTTCCTCATATGTCTGTCTATGAAAATATCGCCTA
This sequence is a window from candidate division WOR-3 bacterium. Protein-coding genes within it:
- a CDS encoding ATP-binding cassette domain-containing protein, which gives rise to MIKIKSLKLNLGSFYLENIDLEIQSGEYFIILGPTGAGKSIMLEALAGLHPLIEGKIEVNGKDITNFPPERRKIGIVYQDYSLFPHMSVYENIA